Proteins encoded together in one Pseudoroseomonas cervicalis window:
- a CDS encoding HU family DNA-binding protein, with translation MSKAFIAQVLQDSLGCTGVAANRAAGELIAAIVKDMKKQGGFTLPSFGTFTVRKTKARKGMNPRTGEPVKIKAGKTVRFKASPNLRKAV, from the coding sequence ATGTCGAAGGCTTTCATCGCGCAGGTGCTGCAGGATTCCCTGGGCTGCACCGGCGTCGCCGCCAATCGCGCGGCCGGCGAACTGATCGCCGCCATCGTCAAGGACATGAAGAAGCAAGGCGGCTTCACCCTGCCGAGCTTCGGCACCTTCACCGTGCGCAAGACCAAGGCGCGCAAGGGCATGAACCCGCGCACCGGCGAGCCGGTGAAGATCAAGGCCGGCAAGACGGTGCGCTTCAAGGCCTCGCCCAATCTGCGCAAGGCGGTCTGA
- a CDS encoding LysR family transcriptional regulator, whose amino-acid sequence MDTRFLDSFVTVVEEGSIAAAARRLNLTPAALAQRIRALEEELGVRLLLRAGRAVAPSEAGLAILERARALLRELRDLHDTATGETLAGELRLGAIATGLTGLLPPLLARMAARYPALEVHISPGISADLYRRVVVGELDAALIVQPDFSPPKSCAWHLLREEPLVLLAPEALADAEPHGLLATQPFIRYDRDQWGGRLADRYLREARIRPRERYELDALDAIAVMVDRGLGVALVPDWAPPWPAGLRLARIALPRPCPPRRIGVLWLRNSARARLVRAFLEEDALSAS is encoded by the coding sequence ATGGACACGCGCTTCCTGGACAGTTTCGTCACCGTGGTGGAGGAGGGCTCGATCGCCGCGGCAGCGCGCCGGCTGAATCTGACGCCGGCGGCGCTGGCCCAGCGCATCCGCGCGCTGGAGGAGGAGCTGGGGGTGCGGCTGCTGCTGCGCGCCGGCCGCGCCGTGGCGCCATCCGAAGCGGGGCTGGCCATACTGGAGCGCGCCCGCGCCCTGCTGCGGGAGCTGCGCGACCTGCACGACACCGCGACGGGGGAGACGCTGGCTGGCGAGCTGCGGCTGGGCGCCATCGCCACCGGGCTGACCGGGCTGCTGCCGCCGCTGCTGGCGCGCATGGCGGCGCGCTACCCGGCGCTGGAGGTGCATATCTCGCCCGGCATCTCGGCCGATCTGTATCGCCGCGTGGTGGTGGGGGAGCTGGATGCGGCGCTGATCGTGCAGCCGGATTTCTCGCCACCCAAGAGCTGCGCCTGGCATCTGCTGCGGGAGGAGCCCCTGGTGCTGCTGGCGCCCGAGGCGCTGGCCGATGCGGAGCCGCATGGGCTGCTCGCGACCCAGCCTTTCATTCGCTACGACCGCGACCAGTGGGGCGGGCGGCTGGCCGACCGTTATCTCCGCGAGGCGCGGATCCGCCCGCGCGAGCGCTATGAGCTGGATGCGCTGGACGCCATCGCGGTGATGGTGGATCGGGGGCTGGGGGTGGCGCTGGTGCCGGATTGGGCGCCGCCCTGGCCGGCGGGGCTGAGGCTGGCGCGCATCGCCCTGCCCCGGCCCTGCCCGCCGCGCCGCATCGGTGTGCTGTGGCTGCGCAACAGCGCCCGCGCCCGGCTGGTGCGCGCCTTCCTGGAGGAGGATGCGCTCAGCGCTTCCTGA
- a CDS encoding amino acid ABC transporter ATP-binding protein, translating to MIEVAALQKRFGANTVLRDVNLQVRKGEVVALIGPSGSGKSTLLRCLNLLVVPDGGRVRVGEQSFAFGGAVSLPGTQAMARFRAATGMVFQQFNLFPHMTVLANVMEGPLTVRRMPRAEAEALARGLLGKVGLAEKAEQYPSRLSGGQKQRVAIARALAMQPAVMLFDEATSALDPELVGEVLAVMQSLAAEGMTMVIVTHEIAFARDVADRVVFLRDGVIVEDGPARQVIDTPREEATRAFLSHFHRQREG from the coding sequence ATGATCGAGGTCGCCGCGCTGCAGAAGCGCTTCGGCGCCAACACCGTGCTGCGCGACGTCAACCTGCAGGTGCGCAAGGGCGAGGTGGTGGCCCTCATCGGCCCCTCCGGCTCCGGCAAGTCGACGCTGCTGCGCTGCCTGAACCTGCTGGTGGTGCCGGATGGCGGCCGCGTGCGGGTGGGCGAGCAGAGCTTCGCCTTCGGCGGCGCCGTGTCGCTGCCCGGCACCCAGGCCATGGCGCGCTTCCGCGCCGCCACCGGCATGGTGTTCCAGCAATTCAACCTGTTTCCGCACATGACCGTGCTGGCCAATGTGATGGAAGGCCCGCTGACCGTCCGCCGCATGCCGCGCGCCGAGGCCGAGGCGCTGGCGCGCGGGCTGCTCGGCAAGGTCGGGCTGGCGGAAAAGGCGGAGCAATATCCCTCCCGCCTCTCCGGCGGGCAGAAGCAGCGTGTCGCCATCGCCCGCGCGCTGGCCATGCAGCCCGCGGTGATGCTGTTCGACGAGGCGACCAGCGCCCTCGACCCCGAGCTGGTGGGCGAGGTGCTGGCGGTGATGCAGTCGCTCGCCGCCGAGGGCATGACGATGGTCATCGTCACCCATGAGATCGCCTTCGCCCGCGACGTCGCCGACCGCGTGGTGTTCCTGCGCGACGGCGTCATCGTCGAGGACGGACCGGCCCGCCAGGTCATCGACACCCCGCGGGAGGAGGCGACGCGCGCCTTCCTCTCGCATTTCCACCGCCAGCGGGAAGGCTGA
- a CDS encoding aminotransferase, with product MKPQNDLLSATGTTIFTVMSALAVQHGSINLGQGFPDYEGPEDVVRAAADALLDNRNQYPPLTGLPELRQAVAAANRRFYGLEIDPNAEVVVTSGATEALAASLMAVINPGDEVVLLEPLYDTYLPVVRLLGAVPKLVRLSPPKWELPRAELAAAFGPKTKAILLNSPMNPAGKVFTAAELAYIAELCQRHDTYAVCDEVYEHLTFDGWKHIPLMTLPGMRERCMRIGSAGKTFSLTGWKVGYITADRSLAANVAKAHQMLTFTTAPNLQRAVAVGLAKDDAYFASLSAELQARRDLLAQGLAELGFGVLPTQGSYFITCDFTPLGFAGDDIAFCRHITEVAKVTAIPVSAFYAGADAPKNFVRFAFCKREAVLEEALQRLRAWKQAQGDLAAAI from the coding sequence ATGAAGCCGCAGAACGACCTGCTCTCCGCGACCGGCACCACCATCTTCACCGTCATGTCGGCGCTGGCCGTGCAGCATGGCTCGATCAATCTCGGCCAGGGCTTCCCGGATTACGAGGGGCCGGAGGATGTGGTGCGGGCCGCGGCCGATGCGCTGCTCGACAATCGCAACCAGTACCCGCCGCTGACCGGCCTGCCGGAGCTGCGCCAGGCCGTGGCGGCGGCGAATCGCCGCTTCTACGGGCTGGAGATCGACCCGAATGCCGAGGTGGTGGTCACCTCCGGCGCCACCGAGGCGCTGGCCGCCTCGCTGATGGCGGTGATCAATCCGGGCGACGAGGTGGTGCTGCTCGAGCCGCTCTACGACACCTACCTGCCGGTGGTGCGGCTGCTGGGCGCGGTGCCGAAGCTGGTGCGCCTCAGCCCGCCGAAATGGGAGCTGCCGCGCGCCGAGCTCGCCGCGGCCTTCGGTCCGAAGACCAAGGCGATCCTGCTCAACAGCCCGATGAACCCGGCCGGCAAGGTCTTCACCGCCGCCGAGCTGGCCTATATCGCCGAGCTCTGCCAGCGCCACGACACCTACGCGGTCTGCGACGAGGTGTATGAGCACCTGACCTTCGATGGCTGGAAGCACATCCCGCTGATGACGCTGCCGGGCATGCGGGAGCGCTGCATGCGCATCGGCTCGGCCGGCAAGACCTTCAGCCTGACCGGCTGGAAGGTCGGCTACATCACCGCCGATCGCAGCCTGGCCGCCAATGTGGCCAAGGCGCACCAGATGCTGACCTTCACCACCGCGCCCAACCTGCAGCGCGCGGTGGCCGTCGGCCTGGCCAAGGACGATGCCTATTTCGCCAGCCTCTCGGCCGAGCTGCAGGCCAGGCGCGACCTGCTGGCCCAGGGCCTCGCCGAGCTCGGCTTCGGCGTACTGCCGACGCAGGGCAGCTATTTCATCACCTGCGACTTCACGCCGCTCGGCTTCGCCGGCGACGACATCGCCTTCTGCCGCCACATCACCGAGGTGGCGAAGGTGACGGCCATTCCCGTCTCCGCCTTCTATGCGGGGGCGGATGCGCCGAAGAATTTCGTCCGCTTCGCCTTCTGCAAGCGCGAGGCGGTGCTGGAGGAAGCGCTGCAGCGGCTGCGCGCCTGGAAGCAGGCCCAGGGCGATCTGGCCGCCGCCATCTGA
- a CDS encoding enolase C-terminal domain-like protein, whose product MSIGPVVERMRVFLVESPIRMARAQGVGSVQGSVRRVLLELTASDGAIGWGEAAPWEVFTGTPEGAFLALDVYLRPLVIGAPVFRLRSLMAQMDRALTGHPESKVAVEMALLDLMGQQTGLPMSELLGGRVRDTIPLSFSIADPDFAADLARMQEMVGQGHRLFKVKTGVKPHAEDMAHLEAMRDAFGDRIDLRLDYNQALEPFRAMNVLRDVDRFRPTFIEQPVPRRHLDAMAGFCAALDTPVLADESCFDATDLLEIVRRQAADAISVKLMKCGGLLKAQALMAIADTAGIPGYGGTLWEGGIALAAGTQLIAATPGISLGCEFYMPHHVLTEDVLEERIPQRRGEVVVPETPGLGIRISEHSLKHGARLLAEA is encoded by the coding sequence ATGAGCATCGGCCCTGTCGTCGAACGCATGCGGGTCTTCCTGGTGGAAAGCCCGATCAGGATGGCCCGCGCCCAGGGCGTGGGCTCGGTGCAGGGCAGCGTGCGCCGCGTGCTGCTGGAGCTGACCGCCAGCGACGGCGCCATCGGCTGGGGCGAGGCCGCGCCCTGGGAGGTCTTCACCGGCACGCCGGAGGGCGCCTTCCTGGCGCTCGACGTCTATCTGCGGCCGCTGGTGATCGGCGCGCCGGTGTTCAGGCTGCGCAGCCTGATGGCGCAGATGGACCGCGCGCTGACCGGACACCCGGAAAGCAAGGTGGCGGTGGAGATGGCACTGCTGGACCTGATGGGCCAGCAGACCGGGCTGCCGATGTCGGAGCTGCTGGGCGGGCGGGTGCGCGACACCATCCCCCTCTCCTTCTCCATCGCCGATCCGGATTTCGCCGCCGACCTGGCGCGCATGCAGGAGATGGTCGGCCAGGGCCACCGCCTGTTCAAGGTGAAGACCGGCGTGAAGCCGCATGCCGAGGACATGGCGCATCTGGAGGCGATGCGCGACGCCTTCGGCGACCGCATCGATCTGCGCCTGGACTACAACCAGGCGCTGGAGCCGTTCCGCGCCATGAATGTGCTGCGCGATGTCGACCGCTTCCGCCCCACCTTCATCGAGCAGCCGGTGCCGCGCCGGCATCTGGACGCCATGGCCGGTTTCTGCGCCGCCCTCGACACGCCGGTGCTGGCGGATGAAAGCTGCTTCGACGCCACCGACCTGCTGGAGATCGTCCGCCGCCAGGCCGCCGACGCCATCAGCGTGAAGCTGATGAAATGCGGCGGGCTGCTGAAGGCGCAGGCGCTGATGGCGATCGCCGACACCGCCGGCATCCCCGGCTATGGCGGCACGCTGTGGGAGGGCGGCATCGCGCTCGCCGCCGGCACGCAACTGATCGCGGCAACGCCCGGCATCTCGCTCGGCTGCGAATTCTACATGCCGCACCATGTGCTGACCGAGGATGTGCTGGAAGAGCGCATCCCGCAGCGCCGCGGCGAAGTGGTGGTGCCGGAAACGCCGGGGCTTGGCATCCGCATCAGCGAGCATTCGCTGAAGCATGGGGCGAGGCTGCTGGCGGAAGCATGA
- a CDS encoding transporter substrate-binding domain-containing protein — MVSRRMIGTAAGLALAMGASLSTPALAQGANETTFDRIRRTKKLRSAAVVGGAPYYHKDLASGQWRGFYIDLLKMLAEELEAELELTETTWGNAVLDLQSNKIDIFFGLNPTPRRALVVDFSVPCFSNAFSFIAKRGYSPRSWDELNAPEVKIAVDSGSSQDQVVTRLCPKAHISRFKSADEATMAVQSGRADAQCLVLLLALTAVKRNANIGHVVVPAPVFATTSNAGFRREPDKTWRDFVNTWIDFNKGLGAVRSAILRNMELVGISESDFPPGVTL; from the coding sequence ATGGTTTCACGCCGCATGATCGGCACCGCCGCCGGGCTCGCCTTGGCGATGGGCGCCAGCCTCTCGACCCCGGCGCTGGCGCAGGGGGCCAACGAGACGACCTTCGACCGCATCCGCCGCACCAAGAAGCTGCGCAGCGCGGCGGTGGTGGGCGGCGCGCCCTACTACCACAAGGATCTCGCCTCCGGTCAGTGGCGCGGCTTCTACATCGACCTGCTGAAGATGCTGGCCGAGGAGCTGGAAGCCGAGCTGGAGCTGACCGAGACCACCTGGGGCAATGCCGTCCTCGACCTGCAGTCGAACAAGATCGACATCTTCTTCGGCCTGAACCCGACGCCGCGCCGCGCCCTGGTGGTGGATTTCTCCGTCCCCTGCTTCAGCAACGCCTTCAGCTTCATCGCCAAGCGCGGCTATTCGCCCAGGAGCTGGGACGAGCTGAACGCGCCCGAGGTGAAGATCGCCGTCGACAGCGGCTCCTCGCAGGACCAGGTGGTGACGCGGCTTTGCCCCAAGGCGCACATCAGCCGCTTCAAGAGCGCCGACGAGGCGACGATGGCGGTGCAGTCCGGCCGCGCCGACGCGCAATGCCTGGTGCTGCTGCTGGCGCTGACGGCGGTGAAGCGCAACGCCAATATCGGCCATGTCGTGGTGCCGGCGCCGGTCTTCGCCACCACCTCCAATGCCGGCTTCCGGCGCGAGCCCGACAAGACCTGGCGCGACTTCGTCAACACCTGGATCGACTTCAACAAGGGCCTCGGCGCCGTGCGCAGCGCCATCCTGCGCAACATGGAGCTGGTCGGCATCTCCGAGTCCGATTTCCCGCCGGGCGTGACGCTCTGA
- a CDS encoding amino acid ABC transporter permease yields the protein MYNWDFAVVWSYRWLFVNGLWVTLAFTAAIVLLGLAIGLFSGLLRLSRLAPLRWVSQAYVELFRCTPILVQLVWFYYALPMLTGIQMSATTAGVLALSLYGGAFYSEIVRGGIASIEGGQTEAALALGMTPAQSMRRIVLPQALKRMVPPLMNQSIIQLKNTSLVSVLAVPDLLYQGQAAAHDSYRPLEIYTVVAIIYFVVLFPLTLLVGRLERRLARSD from the coding sequence ATGTACAATTGGGATTTCGCCGTCGTCTGGAGCTATCGCTGGCTCTTCGTCAACGGCCTCTGGGTGACGCTGGCCTTCACCGCCGCCATCGTGCTGCTCGGCCTCGCCATCGGCCTGTTCTCCGGCCTGCTGCGGCTGTCGCGCCTGGCGCCGCTGCGCTGGGTCTCCCAGGCCTATGTCGAGCTGTTCCGCTGCACGCCGATCCTGGTGCAGCTGGTCTGGTTCTACTACGCCCTGCCGATGCTGACCGGCATCCAGATGAGCGCGACGACCGCCGGCGTGCTGGCGCTCTCCCTCTATGGTGGCGCCTTCTATTCCGAGATCGTGCGCGGCGGCATCGCCTCCATCGAGGGCGGCCAGACCGAGGCGGCGCTGGCGCTCGGCATGACGCCGGCGCAGTCGATGCGCCGCATCGTGCTGCCCCAGGCGCTGAAGCGCATGGTGCCGCCGCTGATGAACCAGTCGATCATCCAGCTGAAGAACACCTCGCTGGTCTCGGTGCTCGCCGTGCCCGACCTGCTCTACCAGGGCCAGGCGGCGGCGCATGACAGCTACCGGCCGCTCGAGATCTACACCGTGGTGGCCATCATCTATTTCGTCGTGCTGTTCCCGCTGACCCTGCTGGTCGGCCGGCTGGAGCGCCGCCTGGCGCGGTCCGACTGA
- a CDS encoding ribonuclease activity regulator RraA has protein sequence MSVDVASLDQKIIDTLSGISTATLTTVLLKKGLRNVWMRGTRPLKPGQPRLVGRAFTLRFVPAREDLATPASWSNPISTRSAIEAMPEGVIVVADAMGCTDAGIFGDILCARMAKKKVAALITDGVVRDGAGVIGTGLPVWCQGNAAPPSVAGLTFINWQEPVGCGGVAVFPNDVVVVDDDGAVLIPAALVDEVTELAAEQEAQESWIMGEVENGASLPGLYPPNAENKARYEASRKK, from the coding sequence ATGTCCGTCGACGTCGCCTCGCTCGACCAGAAGATCATCGACACCCTCTCCGGCATCTCCACCGCGACGCTGACCACGGTGCTGCTGAAGAAGGGCCTGCGCAATGTGTGGATGCGCGGCACCCGCCCGCTGAAGCCGGGCCAGCCGCGCCTGGTCGGCCGCGCCTTCACCCTGCGCTTCGTGCCCGCCCGCGAGGATCTGGCGACGCCCGCCAGCTGGTCCAACCCGATCTCCACCCGCAGCGCCATCGAGGCGATGCCGGAAGGCGTCATCGTCGTCGCCGACGCCATGGGCTGCACCGATGCCGGCATCTTCGGCGACATCCTCTGCGCCCGCATGGCGAAGAAGAAGGTCGCCGCGCTGATCACCGATGGCGTGGTGCGCGATGGCGCCGGCGTCATCGGCACCGGCCTGCCGGTGTGGTGCCAGGGCAATGCCGCGCCGCCCTCCGTCGCCGGCCTCACCTTCATCAACTGGCAGGAGCCGGTGGGCTGCGGCGGCGTCGCCGTCTTCCCGAACGATGTCGTGGTGGTCGATGATGACGGCGCCGTGCTGATCCCCGCCGCCCTGGTCGACGAGGTCACCGAGCTCGCCGCCGAGCAGGAGGCGCAGGAAAGCTGGATCATGGGCGAGGTCGAGAACGGCGCCTCGCTGCCCGGCCTCTACCCGCCCAATGCCGAGAACAAGGCCCGCTACGAAGCCTCCCGCAAGAAGTAG
- a CDS encoding alkylphosphonate utilization protein yields the protein MSGSDDYVYDEASGEWRPASEVAAAAEAAKPVARDASGHALADGDAVTLIKDLKVKGTSTTLKQGTLIRSIRLTDDPELIDCRHDSIKGLVLRTEFVRKR from the coding sequence ATGAGCGGCAGCGACGACTACGTCTATGACGAGGCCAGCGGCGAATGGCGGCCGGCCAGCGAAGTGGCCGCGGCGGCCGAGGCGGCGAAGCCCGTCGCGCGCGATGCCTCGGGGCATGCGCTGGCGGATGGCGATGCGGTCACCCTCATCAAGGACCTGAAGGTCAAGGGCACCAGCACCACGCTGAAGCAGGGCACGCTGATCCGCTCCATCCGCCTGACCGACGATCCGGAGCTGATCGACTGCAGGCATGACAGCATCAAGGGCCTGGTGCTGCGCACGGAATTCGTCAGGAAGCGCTGA
- the glnA gene encoding type I glutamate--ammonia ligase, translated as MAKKPAAATPSAVSKVMEMIKENSVEYVDFRFTDPRGKWQHTAQHVSTIEEEMFTDGIMFDGSSIAGWKAINESDMILMPDATSACMDPFAAKPQLILFCDIIEPSTGQAYSRDPRSTAKKAEAYLASTGIGDTAFFGPEAEFFIFDNVKFGTGGNYGIYQLDSIEGPGASLKDYPEGNMGHRPGVKGGYFPVNPVDSEVDLRAEMLSTMIEMGVVGEKHHHEVAQSQHELGTKFGPLVMQADHMQIYKYVIHNVAHSYGKTATFMPKPIYGDNGSGMHVHQSIWKAGKPLFAGNGYADLSDYALWYIGGIIKHAKSLNAFTNPSTNSYKRLIPGFEAPVLLAYSARNRSASCRIPYATNPKAKRVEVRFPDPTANPYLAFSAMLMAGLDGIKNKIHPGEAMDKDLYDLPPEELKGIPTVCGSLREALESLAADHEYLLAGDVFSKDQIESYIELKWQEVYRFEHTPHPVEFEMYYSV; from the coding sequence ATGGCGAAGAAGCCCGCAGCAGCAACGCCCAGCGCTGTCTCCAAGGTCATGGAGATGATCAAGGAGAACAGCGTCGAGTACGTGGACTTCCGGTTCACGGACCCGCGCGGCAAGTGGCAGCACACCGCCCAGCACGTCTCCACCATCGAGGAGGAGATGTTCACGGACGGCATCATGTTCGACGGCTCCTCCATCGCCGGCTGGAAGGCGATCAACGAGTCCGACATGATCCTGATGCCGGACGCGACGTCGGCCTGCATGGATCCGTTCGCCGCCAAGCCGCAGCTGATCCTGTTCTGCGACATCATCGAGCCGTCCACCGGCCAGGCCTATTCGCGCGACCCGCGCTCGACCGCCAAGAAGGCCGAGGCGTATCTCGCCTCCACCGGCATCGGTGACACCGCCTTCTTCGGCCCCGAGGCCGAGTTCTTCATCTTCGACAACGTGAAGTTCGGCACGGGCGGCAATTACGGCATCTACCAGCTCGACAGCATCGAGGGCCCCGGCGCCAGCCTGAAGGATTATCCGGAAGGCAATATGGGCCACCGCCCGGGCGTGAAGGGCGGCTACTTCCCGGTGAACCCGGTCGACAGCGAGGTCGACCTGCGCGCCGAGATGCTGTCCACCATGATCGAGATGGGCGTCGTCGGCGAGAAGCACCACCATGAGGTGGCGCAGTCGCAGCACGAGCTGGGCACCAAGTTCGGCCCGCTGGTGATGCAGGCCGATCACATGCAGATCTACAAGTATGTGATCCACAACGTCGCGCACAGCTACGGCAAGACGGCGACCTTCATGCCGAAGCCGATCTATGGCGACAACGGCTCGGGCATGCATGTGCACCAGTCGATCTGGAAGGCCGGCAAGCCGCTCTTCGCGGGCAATGGCTATGCCGACCTGTCCGACTACGCGCTGTGGTACATCGGCGGCATCATCAAGCATGCCAAGTCGCTGAACGCCTTCACCAACCCCAGCACGAACTCCTACAAGCGCCTGATCCCGGGCTTCGAGGCCCCCGTGCTGCTGGCCTATTCGGCCCGCAACCGCTCGGCCTCCTGCCGCATCCCGTATGCGACCAACCCGAAGGCCAAGCGCGTCGAGGTCCGCTTCCCGGATCCGACCGCCAACCCCTACCTGGCCTTCTCGGCGATGCTGATGGCCGGCCTCGACGGCATCAAGAACAAGATCCATCCGGGCGAAGCCATGGACAAGGATCTGTACGACCTGCCGCCGGAGGAGCTGAAGGGCATCCCGACGGTCTGCGGCTCGCTGCGCGAGGCGCTGGAGTCGCTGGCCGCCGACCACGAGTATCTGCTGGCCGGCGACGTGTTCTCGAAGGACCAGATCGAGTCCTATATCGAGCTGAAGTGGCAGGAGGTGTACCGCTTCGAGCACACCCCGCACCCGGTCGAGTTCGAGATGTACTACTCGGTCTGA
- a CDS encoding SDR family oxidoreductase, with amino-acid sequence MDLGLQGKVALVLGAGGGLGGAIAASLAAEGAKLALADVSAEGLARTEAVVKAKGGQAISLVWDLADLAAIETNVARIEAELGPVAVLVNNTGGPPPTPASGQDPALWAKHFNAMVLSVIALTDRVLPGMRAAKWGRIITSTSSGVVAPIPNLGISNALRSTLVGWSKTLAREVGRDGITANIVLPGRVATDRIKFLDEQKAKRENRSVDEVSAESTGSIPAGRYGKPEEYGDTVAFLASERASYINGSVIRVDGGLIPSI; translated from the coding sequence ATGGATCTGGGTTTGCAGGGCAAGGTCGCGCTGGTGCTGGGCGCCGGCGGGGGCCTGGGTGGCGCCATCGCCGCCTCGCTGGCGGCGGAAGGTGCCAAGCTGGCGCTGGCCGATGTCAGCGCCGAGGGCCTGGCGCGCACCGAGGCGGTGGTGAAGGCCAAGGGCGGGCAGGCGATCAGCCTGGTCTGGGACCTGGCCGACCTCGCCGCAATCGAGACCAATGTCGCGCGCATCGAGGCCGAGCTCGGCCCCGTCGCCGTGCTGGTCAACAACACCGGCGGCCCGCCGCCGACGCCGGCCTCCGGCCAGGACCCCGCGCTGTGGGCGAAGCATTTCAACGCCATGGTGCTGTCGGTCATCGCGCTGACCGACCGCGTGCTGCCCGGCATGCGCGCCGCCAAATGGGGCCGCATCATCACCAGCACCTCCTCGGGCGTGGTGGCGCCGATCCCCAATCTCGGCATCTCCAACGCGCTGCGCTCGACGCTGGTCGGCTGGTCGAAGACGCTGGCGCGTGAGGTCGGGCGCGACGGCATCACCGCCAATATCGTGCTGCCCGGCCGCGTCGCCACCGACCGCATCAAGTTCCTCGACGAGCAGAAGGCCAAGCGCGAGAACCGCAGCGTGGACGAGGTCTCGGCCGAGAGCACCGGCTCGATCCCGGCGGGCCGCTATGGCAAGCCGGAGGAATATGGCGACACCGTCGCCTTCCTGGCCTCCGAGCGCGCCTCCTACATCAACGGCTCCGTCATCCGCGTGGATGGCGGGCTGATCCCCAGCATCTGA
- a CDS encoding tripartite tricarboxylate transporter substrate binding protein, with protein MQTTRRSLAALGAASLFAPRLARAAAWPAERPIIVYVPFPPGGGVDQMARVVLPHVQRHLPGATFVVENRPGAGSQIGMEAAFNARADGYVLGAVTSPAMMTIPYERQVRYRVRDFTYIANVVDDPGGLWVKADSPIRTLQDLLDRAKKEPGTLSFGTTGIGSDDHLVMLEVEDAVQGVRFTHVPFNGAAPLQTAVLGGHLDVGCFNVSEGGPGYRDGRFRCLAQAGAQRDPALPEVPTLTEQGVKVVAGAQRGIVAPPNLPPEIAQKLEAAFRAALADPQFLADAERMVLPVKAMVGAEYRDAVLGLDARLQEMWSRKPWRDQ; from the coding sequence ATGCAGACCACCCGCCGCAGCCTGGCTGCGCTGGGCGCCGCGAGCCTGTTCGCGCCGCGCCTGGCCCGCGCCGCCGCCTGGCCGGCCGAGCGCCCCATCATCGTCTATGTGCCCTTCCCGCCGGGCGGCGGCGTGGACCAGATGGCGCGTGTCGTGCTGCCGCATGTGCAGCGCCACCTGCCCGGCGCCACCTTCGTGGTGGAGAACCGCCCCGGCGCCGGCAGCCAGATCGGCATGGAGGCCGCCTTCAACGCCCGTGCCGATGGCTATGTGCTGGGCGCCGTCACCTCGCCCGCCATGATGACCATCCCCTATGAGCGGCAGGTGCGCTACCGCGTGCGCGACTTCACCTACATCGCCAATGTGGTGGACGATCCGGGCGGGCTGTGGGTGAAGGCGGATTCGCCGATCCGCACGCTGCAGGACTTGCTGGACCGCGCCAAGAAGGAGCCCGGCACGCTGAGCTTCGGCACCACCGGGATCGGCTCCGACGACCATCTGGTGATGCTGGAGGTCGAGGATGCGGTGCAGGGCGTGCGCTTTACCCATGTGCCCTTCAACGGCGCGGCGCCGCTGCAGACGGCGGTGCTGGGCGGGCATCTCGATGTCGGCTGCTTCAATGTCAGCGAGGGCGGGCCCGGCTATCGCGATGGCCGCTTCCGCTGCCTGGCCCAGGCCGGCGCGCAGCGCGACCCGGCGCTGCCGGAGGTGCCGACGCTGACCGAGCAGGGGGTGAAGGTGGTGGCCGGCGCGCAGCGCGGCATCGTGGCGCCGCCGAACCTGCCGCCCGAGATCGCGCAGAAGCTGGAGGCCGCCTTTCGCGCCGCCCTGGCCGACCCGCAATTCCTGGCCGATGCCGAGCGCATGGTGCTGCCGGTGAAGGCGATGGTGGGGGCGGAGTATCGCGACGCCGTGCTCGGCCTGGATGCGCGGCTGCAGGAGATGTGGTCGCGCAAGCCCTGGCGCGATCAGTAG
- a CDS encoding P-II family nitrogen regulator — protein MKKIEAIIKPFKLDEVKDALHEIGLQGLTVVEAKGFGRQKGHTELYRGAEYVVDFLPKVKIEVVCSDDLAERAIEAIQAAARTGRIGDGKIFVSDVQEVIRIRTGERGEDAV, from the coding sequence ATGAAGAAGATCGAGGCGATCATCAAGCCCTTCAAGCTCGACGAGGTGAAGGACGCGCTGCACGAGATCGGGCTGCAGGGCCTGACCGTGGTGGAGGCGAAGGGGTTCGGTCGCCAGAAGGGGCACACCGAACTGTATCGCGGCGCGGAATATGTCGTCGACTTCCTGCCGAAGGTGAAGATCGAGGTGGTCTGCTCCGACGACCTGGCCGAGCGCGCCATCGAGGCGATCCAGGCCGCGGCGCGCACGGGCCGCATCGGCGACGGCAAGATCTTCGTCTCCGACGTGCAGGAAGTGATCCGCATCCGCACCGGCGAACGGGGCGAGGACGCGGTCTGA